From one Streptomyces sp. R41 genomic stretch:
- a CDS encoding serine/threonine-protein kinase, which produces MAPGSPQSGVGRIIAGRYRLLDQVGSGGMGHVWLAHDQRLDCDVALKEIRFRNLPEGNEEHESRIARARAEARHAAVLRGHPHVVTVHDVLEHEGLPWIVMEYVAGAEDLRAWLARRGPLAPAECARIGLAVLDALTAGHERGIMHRDVKPANILLAPDRTGTPGARILLTDYGISVQPDSPETRWTRTSILVGTAGYLAPERATGGPPTAAADLFSLGCTLYFGVEGHGPFDRDTDLAAITAVVLEEPPPPRRAGALRPVVEALLVKDPARRISAEDTAAALARIITPEPHPPTRVDTGSQPPWAGLVTSDGSSGPGGAVGDQGFASPGAYTPTAVGSGSPARDQGFAAPAAAYAPTAQAPGAYMPAAPGPAAYTPTAPGPGAYTPPGQGFGPPWYGGPATPVTGPGPGPGRRRRKRPRALQAMTAVLLALGLTAGGVWYAMAHKAELPYGAEVGLSEPLRKGDCVLGDPAPWKAAGVPRLRLDPSCKALRPDGQVMALYKAPSFEVARRQGENQCLERTKETAGKLAWNVRSMAVVPTREGFGATGGNVACLLVGKDGPVYGPLGDLRPYGMTFADATQIQRKDCLGHVDGDAQVNDHYELVACDKEHVGRVVDITHLTTYASDEDPFDQANAQCEKDAPPEKYHYPRTVYWSHGLRSTGIWSKGRYLVVCSIERLDKAPMHADQ; this is translated from the coding sequence ATGGCACCAGGATCACCGCAATCGGGAGTGGGCCGGATCATCGCCGGCCGGTATCGGCTGCTGGACCAGGTCGGCTCGGGTGGGATGGGCCATGTGTGGCTCGCCCACGACCAGCGGCTCGACTGCGATGTCGCGCTCAAGGAGATCAGGTTCCGCAACTTGCCGGAAGGCAATGAGGAGCACGAGTCCCGCATCGCGCGTGCCCGCGCCGAGGCTCGGCACGCGGCGGTGCTGCGCGGGCACCCGCACGTGGTGACCGTGCACGACGTCCTGGAGCACGAGGGCCTGCCATGGATCGTGATGGAGTACGTGGCGGGCGCGGAGGATCTGCGCGCCTGGCTCGCCCGGCGCGGTCCGCTGGCCCCCGCCGAATGTGCTCGTATCGGCCTCGCGGTCCTTGACGCCCTGACCGCCGGGCACGAGCGCGGCATCATGCACCGGGATGTCAAACCGGCCAACATCCTGCTCGCTCCGGACCGCACGGGCACGCCGGGCGCCCGGATCCTGCTCACCGACTACGGCATCTCCGTCCAGCCGGACTCCCCCGAGACCCGCTGGACCAGGACGTCCATCCTGGTGGGCACGGCCGGTTATCTGGCGCCGGAGCGGGCCACGGGCGGGCCACCGACCGCGGCGGCCGACCTGTTCTCGCTGGGCTGCACCCTGTATTTCGGCGTGGAGGGCCACGGGCCGTTCGACCGCGACACCGATCTCGCCGCCATCACCGCCGTGGTCCTGGAGGAGCCACCGCCGCCACGGCGGGCCGGAGCGCTGCGACCGGTCGTCGAGGCACTCCTGGTCAAGGATCCCGCCCGGCGGATCTCCGCGGAGGACACGGCGGCGGCGCTGGCCAGGATCATCACGCCCGAGCCCCACCCGCCGACCCGGGTCGACACGGGCTCGCAGCCGCCCTGGGCCGGTCTCGTCACCTCCGACGGGTCTTCGGGTCCCGGCGGGGCGGTGGGCGACCAGGGGTTTGCCTCTCCGGGCGCGTACACGCCCACGGCCGTGGGCTCCGGCAGCCCGGCCCGCGACCAGGGCTTCGCCGCTCCGGCGGCCGCGTACGCGCCCACCGCCCAGGCACCAGGTGCGTACATGCCGGCCGCGCCGGGACCAGCTGCGTATACGCCGACCGCACCGGGACCAGGTGCCTACACTCCGCCTGGCCAGGGGTTCGGCCCGCCCTGGTACGGAGGGCCGGCCACCCCTGTCACCGGTCCCGGTCCCGGTCCCGGCAGGCGGCGACGCAAGCGCCCGCGCGCCCTGCAAGCCATGACGGCGGTGCTCCTCGCGCTCGGGCTGACGGCCGGCGGGGTCTGGTACGCCATGGCGCACAAGGCCGAGCTGCCGTACGGCGCCGAGGTGGGCCTCTCCGAACCGCTCCGCAAGGGCGACTGCGTCCTCGGTGACCCCGCTCCCTGGAAGGCGGCGGGTGTCCCGCGTCTCAGGCTGGATCCGAGCTGCAAGGCGCTGCGCCCCGACGGGCAGGTGATGGCGCTGTACAAGGCGCCCTCGTTCGAGGTCGCGCGGCGTCAGGGTGAGAACCAGTGCTTGGAGCGGACGAAGGAGACCGCGGGCAAGCTCGCGTGGAACGTGCGCAGCATGGCCGTCGTCCCCACGCGCGAGGGCTTCGGCGCCACCGGCGGCAACGTCGCGTGCCTGCTGGTCGGCAAGGACGGCCCGGTGTACGGCCCGCTGGGCGACCTCCGCCCGTACGGGATGACCTTCGCGGACGCCACCCAGATACAGCGGAAGGACTGCCTCGGCCATGTCGACGGCGACGCACAGGTCAATGATCACTACGAGCTGGTCGCCTGCGACAAGGAGCACGTCGGGCGCGTCGTCGACATCACGCACCTCACGACCTACGCGTCGGACGAGGACCCCTTCGACCAGGCGAACGCGCAGTGCGAGAAGGATGCACCACCGGAGAAGTACCACTACCCCCGCACCGTCTACTGGAGTCATGGTCTGCGCAGCACAGGGATCTGGTCGAAGGGCAGGTACCTGGTGGTCTGCAGCATCGAGCGCTTGGACAAAGCCCCCATGCACGCAGACCAGTAG
- a CDS encoding sensor histidine kinase, whose amino-acid sequence MSGFLAGLCVAVLPLLAAGFWLGRRTARPGILGGLGTPVEHATFQTLHTASLAAPPLRAGLTGETAGRSARRLRTLLGTDALCLTDQETVLAWDGVGAHHRSEIMERLGGPLETGRGEAFRLRCDEPDCPLRWAVVAPLTVDERVHGALVACAPRESAVLVRAAGEVARWVSVQLELADLDQSRTRLIEAEIKALRAQISPHFIFNSLAVIASFVRTDPERARELLLEFADFTRYSFRRHGDFTTLADELHAIDHYLALVRARFGERLSVTLQIAPEVLPVALPFLCLQPLVENAVKHGLEGKTDKSHISITAQDAGAEALVVIEDNGAGMDPDRLRRILAGEVSPSGGIGLSNVDERLRQVYGDDYGLVIETAVGAGMKITARLPKYQPGVHSAGRLPRE is encoded by the coding sequence ATGAGCGGATTCCTCGCGGGGCTCTGTGTCGCCGTGCTGCCGCTGCTCGCCGCCGGTTTCTGGCTCGGCAGGCGCACCGCGCGGCCCGGAATTCTCGGTGGGCTCGGCACCCCCGTCGAGCACGCCACCTTCCAGACCCTGCACACCGCCTCGCTCGCCGCGCCCCCGCTGCGCGCGGGCCTCACCGGGGAGACGGCGGGCCGGTCCGCGCGACGGCTGCGCACGCTGCTCGGCACGGACGCGCTGTGCCTCACCGACCAGGAGACGGTCCTCGCCTGGGACGGAGTGGGGGCGCACCACCGCTCCGAGATCATGGAGCGGCTCGGCGGACCGCTGGAGACCGGCCGAGGCGAGGCCTTCCGGCTGAGGTGCGACGAGCCCGACTGCCCGCTGCGCTGGGCCGTCGTCGCGCCGCTCACCGTCGACGAACGAGTGCACGGGGCGCTCGTCGCCTGCGCGCCCCGCGAGTCCGCCGTCCTCGTACGGGCCGCGGGCGAGGTCGCCCGCTGGGTCTCGGTGCAGCTGGAACTCGCCGACCTCGACCAGTCCCGTACCCGGCTGATCGAGGCCGAGATCAAGGCACTTCGCGCCCAGATTTCACCGCATTTCATCTTCAACTCGCTCGCGGTGATCGCCTCGTTCGTCCGCACCGATCCAGAGCGGGCCCGTGAACTGCTACTGGAATTCGCCGACTTCACCCGCTACTCGTTCCGCCGACACGGCGACTTCACCACGCTCGCCGACGAACTGCACGCCATCGACCACTACTTGGCCCTGGTCAGGGCCCGCTTCGGGGAGCGCCTGTCGGTCACCCTGCAGATCGCGCCCGAGGTGCTGCCGGTCGCACTGCCCTTCCTCTGTCTCCAGCCCCTCGTGGAGAACGCCGTCAAACACGGTCTGGAGGGCAAGACCGACAAGAGCCACATCAGCATCACGGCTCAGGACGCGGGCGCCGAGGCGCTGGTCGTCATCGAGGACAACGGCGCCGGAATGGACCCCGACCGGCTGCGCCGCATCCTCGCCGGAGAGGTCAGCCCCTCCGGCGGCATCGGGCTGTCCAACGTCGACGAACGCCTGCGCCAGGTGTACGGGGACGACTACGGCCTCGTCATCGAGACCGCGGTGGGGGCCGGCATGAAGATCACCGCCCGGCTGCCCAAGTACCAGCCGGGCGTGCACTCGGCGGGGCGGCTGCCCCGGGAGTGA
- a CDS encoding LytR/AlgR family response regulator transcription factor, which translates to MLRALAVDDEQPSLEELLYLLNADPRVSSAEGASDATEALRRINRALESGPDGPEAIDVVFLDIHMPGLDGLDLARLLTGFAKPPLVVFVTAHEGFAVQAFDLKAVDYVLKPVRRERLAEAVRRAAQLRDTAPLIPVHEPDPDHISVELGGVTRFVAVEDITHVEAHGDYARLHTAQGSHLVRIPLSTLEERWRSRGFVRIHRRHLVALRHIGELRLDAGTVSVLVDSVELQVSRRHARELRDLLLRRTTS; encoded by the coding sequence CTATCTGCTGAACGCCGATCCACGCGTCAGCAGCGCCGAGGGCGCGAGCGACGCGACCGAGGCGCTGCGCCGGATCAACCGGGCGCTGGAGTCCGGACCCGACGGGCCCGAGGCGATCGACGTCGTCTTCCTCGACATCCACATGCCCGGCCTCGACGGGCTCGACCTCGCCCGGCTGCTCACGGGCTTCGCCAAACCGCCGCTCGTCGTGTTCGTCACCGCGCATGAGGGCTTCGCCGTGCAGGCCTTCGACCTCAAGGCCGTCGACTACGTCCTCAAACCCGTCCGCCGGGAGCGGCTCGCCGAGGCCGTCCGGCGGGCCGCCCAACTCCGGGACACGGCACCGCTGATTCCTGTGCACGAGCCCGACCCCGACCACATATCCGTCGAACTCGGCGGTGTGACCCGCTTCGTGGCCGTCGAGGACATCACCCACGTCGAGGCGCACGGCGACTACGCCCGCCTGCACACCGCCCAGGGCAGTCACCTCGTACGCATCCCGCTGTCCACCCTCGAAGAGCGCTGGCGCTCCCGCGGCTTCGTCCGCATCCACCGGCGCCACCTCGTCGCCCTGCGCCACATCGGCGAACTCCGCCTGGACGCGGGTACGGTGAGCGTCCTCGTCGACTCCGTCGAACTCCAGGTCAGCCGCCGGCACGCGCGCGAACTGCGCGATCTGCTGCTGCGCCGGACCACGAGCTGA
- a CDS encoding cation acetate symporter, protein MDQNYAVPAVALVVVATVLVGAFGLRISRTTSDFYVASRTVGPRLNAAAISGEYLSAASFLGIAGLVLVQGPDMLWYPVGYTAGYLVLLLFVAAPLRRSGAYTLPDFAEARLGSEAVRRLAGAFVVGVGWLYLLPQLQGAGLTLAVLTDAPDWFGGVLVAVVVVATVAAGGMRSITFVQAFQYWLKLTALLVPALFLVLAWQAHGAPRETFDEPATFREQRVVRVDDTLDLKLSRPLGVTATGGVDGRRYEGERVELSAGVHHIDRGTRLTFAKGDPVPVADRGSNGGMSTSLAAGREERPLYATYGLILATFLGTMGLPHVVVRFYTSPHGVAARRTTVAVLGLIGAFYLLPPVYGALGRLYAPELSLTGDADAAVLLLPDRMIGGVGADLLGALVAGGAFAAFLSTASGLTMAVAGVLTQDVLPTRGVRHFRLGTVLAMAVPLAASVLVGGLPVADAVGLAFAVSASSFCPLLVLGIWWRRLTPPGAAAGMLIGGGSALVAVGATMAGYPGTGSLHALLAWPALWSVPLGFVTMMLVSLATPGRVPAGTAAILARFHLPEELAGAQVRATVTTKEAGA, encoded by the coding sequence GTGGACCAGAACTACGCCGTCCCCGCGGTCGCCCTCGTCGTCGTCGCCACCGTCCTGGTCGGCGCCTTCGGCCTGCGCATCTCCCGGACCACCTCCGACTTCTACGTCGCCTCGCGCACCGTGGGCCCCCGGCTCAACGCGGCCGCGATCAGCGGCGAGTACCTCTCCGCCGCCTCCTTCCTGGGCATCGCCGGCCTTGTGCTGGTCCAGGGCCCGGACATGCTCTGGTACCCGGTCGGCTACACGGCGGGCTACCTGGTACTGCTGCTGTTCGTCGCGGCCCCGCTGCGCCGCTCCGGCGCCTACACCCTGCCGGACTTCGCGGAGGCGCGGCTCGGCTCGGAGGCGGTGCGCCGGCTGGCCGGCGCCTTCGTCGTCGGCGTCGGCTGGCTGTATCTGCTGCCTCAACTGCAGGGCGCGGGACTGACGTTGGCCGTGCTGACCGACGCGCCCGACTGGTTCGGCGGGGTGCTCGTGGCCGTCGTCGTGGTCGCCACCGTCGCCGCGGGCGGCATGCGCAGCATCACCTTCGTGCAGGCCTTCCAGTACTGGCTCAAGCTCACCGCGCTGCTGGTCCCCGCGCTCTTCCTGGTCCTCGCCTGGCAGGCCCACGGCGCACCCCGTGAAACCTTCGACGAACCGGCGACCTTCCGCGAACAGCGGGTCGTACGCGTCGACGACACTCTCGACCTGAAGCTCTCCCGGCCGTTGGGCGTCACGGCCACGGGCGGCGTCGACGGACGGCGGTACGAGGGCGAGCGCGTCGAACTATCCGCGGGCGTCCACCACATCGACCGCGGCACCCGGCTCACCTTCGCCAAGGGCGACCCGGTCCCGGTGGCCGACCGCGGCAGCAACGGCGGCATGTCGACCTCGCTGGCGGCCGGGCGCGAGGAACGCCCGCTGTACGCCACGTACGGACTGATCCTCGCCACCTTCCTCGGCACGATGGGACTGCCGCATGTGGTCGTCCGCTTCTACACCAGCCCGCACGGCGTCGCCGCCCGCCGTACCACGGTCGCCGTGCTCGGCCTGATCGGCGCCTTCTATCTCCTCCCGCCCGTCTACGGGGCGTTGGGTCGGCTGTACGCCCCCGAGCTCAGCCTCACCGGGGACGCGGACGCCGCCGTGTTGCTGCTGCCCGACCGGATGATCGGCGGAGTGGGCGCGGACCTCCTGGGCGCACTGGTGGCGGGCGGCGCCTTCGCGGCGTTCCTGTCGACCGCGTCCGGACTGACCATGGCGGTGGCGGGCGTGCTCACCCAGGACGTGCTGCCCACGCGTGGGGTACGGCACTTCCGGCTCGGCACCGTGCTCGCGATGGCGGTGCCGCTCGCGGCGAGCGTGCTGGTGGGCGGGCTGCCGGTGGCCGACGCGGTGGGGCTCGCGTTCGCCGTCTCCGCCTCCTCCTTCTGCCCCTTGCTGGTACTCGGCATCTGGTGGCGGCGGCTGACCCCGCCGGGCGCGGCCGCCGGGATGCTGATCGGCGGCGGCTCCGCACTGGTCGCGGTCGGCGCGACCATGGCGGGCTATCCGGGCACGGGCTCCCTGCACGCGCTCCTCGCCTGGCCGGCCCTGTGGTCCGTACCGCTCGGATTCGTGACGATGATGCTGGTGTCACTGGCCACGCCGGGCCGGGTGCCGGCCGGGACGGCGGCGATCCTGGCACGGTTCCATCTTCCGGAGGAGTTGGCCGGCGCCCAGGTGCGCGCCACGGTGACCACGAAGGAGGCCGGGGCGTGA